One segment of Carya illinoinensis cultivar Pawnee chromosome 1, C.illinoinensisPawnee_v1, whole genome shotgun sequence DNA contains the following:
- the LOC122307902 gene encoding uncharacterized protein LOC122307902 has protein sequence MWRIYGFIVNEMCPSVYSLHLHLEDKHQVTFRANEDLINVLNSDRSAKSMLTELFALNQVDENARTLLYKEFPEFYVWSQQYKEWTCRKKKTVIGQIVTANPFEGERYYLRILLNHVRGPLSFEDLRTVDGVVAPTFHEAATMHGLLQRDSSLQDCLHEASLYQMSFSLRRLFAIILVYCNPTNPRKLWERFEQDMSVDFRSTEDSMSDVRMQVLRSISFTLESMGKDINSFHLLDDNICFGEDQLESREIDDELAVEIPEEDIVASEALNSKQRHVYHSVLGKVFSNEAATFFVDGPAGTGKTFLYKALLAAVRSRKLVALATASSGVAASILPGG, from the coding sequence ATGTGGAGAATATACGGCTTCATTGTTAATGAAATGTGCCCATCAGTATATAGCTTACATTTACATCTTGAGGATAAACACCAAGTAACTTTTCGAGCAAATGAAGACTTAATCAATGTTCTCAACTCTGATCGATCTGCAAAATCAATGTTAACAGAATTATTTGCATTAAACCAAGTAGATGAAAATGCCAGGACATTGTTATACAAAGAATTtccagaattttatgtttggagcCAACAATACAAAGAGTGGACTtgtcggaaaaaaaaaactgttataggTCAAATTGTTACAGCAAATCCATTTGAAGGTGAGAGGTATTATCTGCGGATATTGCTAAATCATGTAAGAGGACCTTTGTCATTTGAAGATCTTAGGACAGTTGATGGTGTCGTGGCTCCAACATTTCATGAGGCAGCAACTATGCATGGTTTGCTACAAAGAGACAGTAGCTTACAAGATTGTTTACATGAAGCATCTCTATATCAAATGTCATTCAGTTTGAGACGACTATTTGcaattattttggtttattgtaaTCCAACCAATCCGAGAAAGCTTTGGGAACGTTTTGAGCAAGATATGTCAGTTGattttaggtcgactgaagATTCTATGTCGGATGTAAGAATGCAAGTTTTACGCTCAATCTCTTTTACACTTGAATCAATGGGGAAAGACATTAATTCGTTCCATCTTCTTGATGACAACATTTGTTTTGGTGAAGACCAACTCGAATCTAGGGAAATCGATGATGAATTGGCTGTTGAAATTCCAGAAGAAGATATTGTTGCATCAGAAGCCCTTAATAGTAAACAACGACATGTCTATCATTCAGTTTTGGGAAAGGTTTTTTCTAATGAAGCTGCTACATTCTTTGTCGATGGCCCTGCTGGGACGGGGAAGACATTCCTGTACAAGGCACTTCTTGCCGCagtaagatcaagaaaattagtCGCACTTGCAACTGCTTCATCTGGTGTTGCTGCATCTATCCTTCCTGGAGGTTGA